A single region of the Yersinia entomophaga genome encodes:
- a CDS encoding DUF3131 domain-containing protein, with protein sequence MSFKYNLLKARSYLAMVIGILIAFSIVLYVEKNSQDIEDSRVHISSSIGRPLAPTPRPLTSEEIIWAKAAWQYFINNTQPSGLVNSVDKFPSSTMWDTSSYFMAMISAQRIGIIQQDEFDTRISNALGALAKLPLFEGKLPNKAYNTQTLSMVNYINQPSTKGIGWSAIDISRMMVPLNILVWNYPQHAVEVNKVISRWQLEALVADDQLQGSVVDDKTQIISLHQEGRIGYEQYAARTLQLVGINASLALDYTAHLQFIKVEGILVPDDDRISQKEGANTFIVSEPYILTGLELGFDLYSSELAWRVFKAQENRFQRTGIYTSVSEDHVDKAPYFIYSTLHYADEDWAVITDKGERVNQLRQLSTKSAFSWYALWRTPYSEQTRNQLNSLMDSSKGWYSGIYEVNNKINTSLNANTNGVVLESLAFINGGRLLCAACTQVMQSVGATDKQLK encoded by the coding sequence TAAGGCGCGCAGTTATCTAGCGATGGTGATCGGTATTTTAATCGCTTTCTCTATTGTGTTGTATGTCGAGAAAAACTCTCAAGATATAGAAGATTCCCGTGTCCATATCAGCTCCAGTATTGGCCGACCATTAGCACCGACTCCTCGACCACTGACTTCCGAAGAAATAATTTGGGCTAAGGCTGCATGGCAATATTTTATTAATAATACTCAGCCGAGTGGTTTAGTTAATTCCGTGGATAAATTTCCATCGTCTACAATGTGGGATACCAGTAGTTATTTTATGGCGATGATTTCAGCACAACGAATTGGTATTATTCAACAGGATGAATTTGATACCCGAATCAGCAATGCATTAGGTGCATTGGCTAAATTACCACTATTTGAAGGCAAGTTGCCTAATAAAGCGTATAATACACAGACTCTGTCTATGGTTAATTATATTAATCAGCCCAGTACCAAAGGTATAGGTTGGTCGGCTATTGATATTAGTCGAATGATGGTGCCATTAAATATATTAGTTTGGAATTATCCCCAGCATGCTGTCGAGGTCAATAAGGTTATTTCGCGTTGGCAATTGGAAGCGCTAGTGGCCGATGATCAATTACAAGGATCGGTAGTTGATGATAAAACTCAGATCATTTCCTTACATCAGGAAGGGCGTATTGGGTATGAGCAATATGCTGCACGAACCCTGCAACTGGTTGGTATTAATGCTAGTTTAGCCCTTGATTACACTGCACATCTACAATTTATTAAAGTTGAAGGAATACTGGTGCCTGATGATGATCGTATCTCGCAAAAAGAGGGGGCGAATACATTTATCGTCAGCGAACCCTATATTTTGACAGGTTTGGAACTGGGTTTTGATCTTTATTCATCCGAATTAGCATGGCGGGTTTTTAAAGCTCAGGAGAATCGTTTTCAGCGTACCGGTATATATACCTCCGTCAGTGAGGACCATGTTGATAAAGCACCTTACTTTATTTATAGCACACTGCATTATGCTGATGAAGATTGGGCTGTAATTACGGATAAAGGCGAGCGCGTTAATCAGTTGCGACAATTATCAACTAAATCGGCATTTAGTTGGTATGCCCTATGGCGCACACCTTATAGTGAACAGACACGAAATCAATTAAATAGCTTGATGGATTCGAGTAAAGGTTGGTATAGCGGAATTTATGAAGTTAATAATAAAATAAATACTTCACTAAATGCCAATACCAATGGCGTGGTGTTGGAAAGTTTGGCTTTTATCAATGGCGGAAGACTACTTTGTGCTGCCTGTACTCAGGTGATGCAATCCGTTGGCGCAACAGATAAACAACTAAAGTAG
- a CDS encoding DUF3131 domain-containing protein: MPSFNTLAELPGDKLAAENYPVRHGELTPREMAVAVNAWQYFVHNLQPTTGLVNAVNNYPSTTMWDSASYLAALVSARELGIINKEEFDHRMLPFLKTLNNLSLFQGQLPNKAYNTITAEKVNYLNKPGEIGFSAIDTGRMLIWLKIIKERYPEYANSIDNVVLDWDFSHVIDDCGTLYGAILDKNNTPQYVQEGRLGYEEYAASGFQLWGFSTCQASRPEPYDLAKIYCVLVPYDSRDPRTNNQHNYVVTESYILHGFEMGWDRSDDRANKAGSYSHPWMKNFANRVYQAQENRYRETGILTARSEHQLDKAPYFVYDTVFADGYNWNTITDQGVFVPENAAVSLKAALGMWVLWHSPYTDRLFDAIENANVKGLGFNEGLYENGHGPINEFTANNNGIMLEALLFKKEGKILRFTSGDPSHSDYIPSLWERQLINGFDTNNSKRNRPYIDATPSLKAFCDQSGIAIRKAPNCKSCQCAQCQDESSSNNNLFKLPAATSCAKQ; this comes from the coding sequence ATGCCGTCTTTTAATACCTTAGCCGAATTACCGGGTGATAAATTAGCTGCTGAAAACTACCCTGTGCGGCACGGTGAGTTAACGCCCAGAGAGATGGCGGTTGCAGTTAATGCCTGGCAATATTTTGTCCATAATTTACAGCCTACAACAGGGCTTGTTAATGCAGTTAATAATTATCCTTCGACCACCATGTGGGACAGTGCATCTTATTTGGCAGCGCTGGTTTCAGCTCGCGAATTAGGGATTATTAATAAAGAAGAATTCGATCATCGTATGTTACCATTTTTGAAAACACTGAATAACTTATCGTTATTTCAGGGGCAATTACCGAATAAAGCGTACAACACAATAACTGCTGAAAAAGTTAACTATCTTAATAAGCCGGGTGAGATAGGATTTTCCGCTATTGATACTGGGCGTATGTTAATTTGGTTGAAAATTATTAAAGAACGTTACCCTGAATATGCTAATAGTATTGATAACGTGGTATTGGATTGGGATTTCTCACATGTCATCGATGATTGCGGTACGTTATATGGCGCGATATTAGATAAAAATAATACGCCTCAGTATGTACAGGAAGGGCGATTGGGCTATGAGGAATACGCCGCCAGTGGCTTCCAACTTTGGGGGTTTTCAACCTGTCAGGCATCGCGACCTGAACCTTATGATTTGGCAAAAATTTACTGCGTATTAGTGCCTTATGATTCACGGGACCCACGCACTAATAACCAACATAACTATGTAGTGACTGAATCCTATATCTTGCATGGTTTTGAAATGGGTTGGGATCGCAGTGATGATCGGGCCAATAAAGCAGGAAGCTACAGTCATCCGTGGATGAAGAACTTTGCTAATCGTGTCTATCAGGCACAGGAAAATCGTTATCGTGAAACGGGAATACTGACGGCGCGTTCAGAACATCAGTTGGATAAAGCCCCTTACTTTGTTTACGACACGGTTTTCGCCGATGGTTATAACTGGAATACAATCACCGACCAAGGTGTTTTTGTCCCTGAAAATGCGGCAGTATCATTAAAAGCTGCGTTAGGCATGTGGGTATTGTGGCATTCGCCCTATACCGACAGGCTATTTGATGCGATAGAGAATGCCAATGTGAAAGGATTGGGTTTCAACGAAGGACTTTATGAGAATGGACATGGGCCGATAAATGAATTTACGGCAAATAATAATGGCATCATGCTAGAAGCCTTGTTATTTAAAAAAGAAGGGAAAATACTTCGCTTCACCAGTGGTGATCCCAGCCACAGCGACTATATTCCGTCGCTGTGGGAACGGCAGTTAATTAACGGGTTTGACACGAATAACAGCAAACGAAATAGGCCATATATTGATGCAACTCCTAGCCTGAAAGCATTTTGTGATCAATCGGGCATCGCGATACGTAAAGCACCAAATTGTAAGAGCTGCCAGTGCGCTCAGTGTCAAGATGAAAGCAGCAGCAATAATAATTTATTTAAATTACCGGCAGCAACATCATGCGCAAAACAGTGA